The Rhineura floridana isolate rRhiFlo1 chromosome 14, rRhiFlo1.hap2, whole genome shotgun sequence genomic sequence ACTACTCTTATCATAGGGGGAGATTTGAACATGGTCTGCGATGCAAATGTAGATCGATCCACAAGGGTTCAGAGAGGGTCTATAAGGGAacaacactggctgcccatttgctaccggggcaagttcaaggttctagttttggtgtacaaagccctatacagctcgggaccaggatacctgaaagaccgtcttaccccttatatacccagtcaatcactccgctgtgcaggtgagggcctcctgcagatagcatcttatcaggaggtccattccacacaacattggaagcggacctttagtgtggcatcacttaccctgtggaattccctccccttgaatattaggcaggcaccatctctgctatctttttggcaccttttgaagactttcctctttcaacaataatactctctctcataatactagaactcgtggacattcaaagaagctgaatgttggaagattcaggacagacaaaaggaagtacttctttactcagcgcatagttaaactatggaatttgctcccacaagatgcagtaatggccaccagcttggacggctttaaaagaagattagacaaattcatggaggacagggctatcaatggctactagccgtgatggctgtgctgtgccaccctagtcagaggcagcatgcttctgaaaaccagttgccggaagcctcaggaggggagagtgttcttgcactcgggtcctgcttgcgggcttcccccaggcacctggttggccactgtgagaacaagatgctggactagatgggccactggcctgatccagcaggctcttcttatgttcttaacaagccttttaagttgagacctatcccagtctgtgtctgtgttagaattgcttgtcaatattttttttaatgttttaacccttttttaaaaagatgtttttaaagcttttttaaaaaaatatgccaatgttttgttttaatgtattttaaggtctgtttttatgatgttttaaagtgtttttagcacttctgtttgctgccctgggctcctgctgggacgaagggcgggatataaatcaaataataaataaataaaccaaatcaATTATTGCAACTTCTAGCACAATGTAACCTGTCTGCCGCATGGAGACAGGCTAACCCAGGGATCCGAGATTATTCATACTTTTCATCATGGTTTAAATCTCTTTCCTGGTTGGATTATATAGTAATCTCTGCCCCCCTGCACTCAGATCTGTGGTCAGCAGACATAATGCCTAGGACAGTGTCAGATCATTCAGTGGTTGAAGTGGTCCTCTGACATTTGCAATCCACTCCCGCCCACCCAATCTGGAGGCTAAATCCAAATTTAATTGCCTTTCAAGATTCAGTTCAAAGTATAACAACGGCATTAAAGGAATATTTTGAATTCAACATAACTCCAAATATGGTGTTTACCATGGTTTGGGATGCTAAGAAAGTGACATTTAGGGGAATATGTATAGCAGAACAagcaaggaagaaaaaaaattgagGATCCTATCAGGTCCCTATTGGTAAAAGACATCTCCAGCCTGGAACAGCACTATAAGCAAAGGGGCTCTAGAAGGATCTTGCATACATTAGAGATCAAGCATAAAGAACTTGAAGCCTTGGAAACtaataaaattgccatttctTTACTTTACGTTCGACAATGTTATTATGAGGCAGGGAACAATCATTCTAAATTATTATCTAATGCATTAAAAAGGAAACAaagattaaataaaatacatgttttaaaaGACAAATCAGGTAGAATGATACATGATTGGAAAAATTTAGAATTTGCTAAATTTTATAAAAAATTATACAATTCCACAAACCCATCAAAACATAGTATAAAGGATTACTTACCAGGAATTCTCCCCCCCAAATTAAGGTCTGATCAGTCATGTTCTCTGAACTCTGCTATCCCTGCAGAAGaaattaaaatagcaataaatcATCTTAAAAATAACAGAGCAGGACCTGATGGATTTGGGAGTATATTCTATAAaatatttaaagatattttgaTCCCCAATTTGGTTCAATTATTTAACGCAATCTGGACTAAGGGCCAAATTCCAACTACATGGCACGAATCGAGAATAATAGTAACACTCAAACCAGGGAAAAATAGTACCCAAATGGAAGCATACTGTTCGATTACCCTCCTGAATCAGGATCAGAAATTGTTCACATCCATCTTGGCCTTCAGGCTCAACGGAATAGTTTCTTATATTGTGCATTTAAACCAAATAGGTTTTACACCTGGAAGGCACATCTCAGACCCTAGAGTTTTAAATATAGCTTATCATTATATACAGCATGATCATCCCCTTGCCTTTTTATCATTTGATGTCTTTAAAGCATTTGACTGTTTAGAATGGCCATATTTATTGCAAGTTTTACATCGCTTCgatttagggggggaaattatTTCAGCAGTTACCACACTATATTCTGACAACAAAGAAATTGTCAGCACAAATAACTTAAATGCTCCACTGATCTGTATAGAAAGCGGAACAAAACATGGCTGCCCTTTATCACTGATGCTCTTCGCCCTTTCCCTGGAACCTCTGGTGGATAGGTTACGTGCAAATCCAAATATAACTGGATACCGGGGAAAGGGTGAAGAGCAATTTATTAAtatgtatgcagatgacatgataCTGATGCTGGTGCACCTCAAGGCTCCATAGAAGCACTTAAAAAGGAATTGGACACTTTCACACAAATATCAGGAGTGAAGGTAAATTTTGAAAAATCTGCTATCATGTTCCATGAATGCCATCCCAAGATTCAACTAAAAGTCTGTAATTTCCTAAAACTGCACATGTATTGAATTTCATTTAGTTACCTGGGGATTCAGATTCCCAGGAAACTCTCCGTTGTTTCATCTGAACTATTATTCATTAACTAGGAATTTGAAAAGAGATATTGGTAAATGGAGTAAACTAAACGTATCAATTTTAGGGAGAATTACGGCTCTTCAAATAAAAATCATACCtagatttttatatttatttcaaaCTGTGCCTGTCACCCCCCATCAGGATGTCTTTTGGAAATGGCAAAAAATTCTAAATTAATttgttttccagaaaaaaaaatcctagacTAGCAATGAAAGTATTTTATAGGAGATTGGACGGAGGAGGTTGGGGGCTGACACATTTACAAACACACTATGAAGCATTTCAACTTTGGCAATTAGCCTTTGATGATTACCAAGTCAAACAGAAGTTGGATACCACTTGAAGAAAAGATGCTGTCTAAGGGACACCTGTCAGGATTTCCATTTCTTCCCCACAGAAAATTGGTAATATCTTGGATAAAGAACCCTTTCActcatttgccattttttgtGTGGTAGAGATGGCAATCTAGACTTGCCCCCACGTTCTCACCAATGATCCCATTAATCTCATATCTAGGTCTGATTGACAGTGCTCTACATAATAGAATTAAGCAATGGGAAACAAGTGGATATTatagaataaaatatttttttaaatgcaagatACTCCAGTAACAATACAACAACTGAAAACTGATATTCTGGAATGGAATTTAAATTGGTTACAGGAAAaacaaatggcacactttctttggGATGCTAATTTTAAATTACATGCTATGAGGTCACTTACACAATTTGAATTGATGGTTCTGAATCAGGGATTGACAGGGAAAGTATAGtaaaacttttaaataaaattttaatggACACTCAAACAGAACCTCCTCTTTTCCCCAAACAAATATGGGAGGATGATATTAAAAATAGAGGATAAAAAGTGGATGGCACTCTGGATGGCAAAACCATTTAAATCAGTTTCCGCTAATCTGAAATAAATGAGCTTAAAAATCTATCCTAGGTAGTATAGAACTCCAGTTCAAATTACCCAAATCACATCTATGACGAACCCTGCCTGTTGGAGAGGGTGTCAGGAAAAAGGTACATGTTTTCATCTCTGGTGGACCTGCCCCTGAATTCAGATTTTTGGGAGGGAGGTCCACAGAGAACTTCTCAAAATCACAAATTGTATGTGTCATGAAATCTTGCCCCAAGGGTCACGATTTGCAtccttcagacccaattcccacccttggggcaattgatctggaacccattcaccaaattccccttgccaaggctgtgcaaaccaacaccaaccctgcaaggtagaagataggctgccaccaccccttcactggttcaactctgagctaggggaactcagaaCCCAGAAATAGGCAAACCAAGGTTCAaatagacaagagccaaacagacaCTCCTTGTTCAGAAACCTCTGGTTAAACCAAAATATACATCTACTTAACtccttggtagtttgtggtcagtggccaaggtgctggattcagaaccaaccCTTCCCCCTCAATTAATACACCaggttaataagaagtagctttattaaaaatataactgCACGTTAGTATATAGCAGCAAGACAATTCCTCAAAAAcacacacccaaccaggggttcaggtataacataagagttcaacacacaacagaaaataacaaactagtcTGTCTACTTACTTAAGAGGTAATTATTGGTaagtctcatctctcctcagagagaatagcatcaggtaaGAAGCAGTGGAACTCCACATAGGTAACCACCCATCAAGATGGAAACCCAGAAGAACAAAGGCTATGAGTCTcagaccctatacttaagggaaaaagaaacctaatggtccaggatgaattaaccagtcaggggctttctgatgtaatcctcttcccgaagcttcttcactttttcgcgcctggcaggcccccctcccatctctgatctcaaccttctcaggcctgcacaaccttgagtaccaggctcccagcagattagcagagataaacaggtgtttctgttcaggccttcccaactgcttgcagctggaaacgaaacttaacattttcctctcacagaggcctgtctccttccaagatgtaactcccataGTTCCTTGTAACTGAGCCATGATACAACTCCAGGTTAACAAATGCAcagaaatttacaatttcatgacagtaTGTTCTGCTGAGTTATGTTTATTATCCATATTTGAAGATATGCTAATATTAAATTTAAAGAATTGATATCTCTATTGCTTCTGGCAGCACATCAGACGGTGGTACAAAGATGGAAAGAATTAAAAGATTTGAGTATATTGGCATGGATAAAAAATGTATGGAACATTGCCTTATTAGAGAAAATTACCCGTTTACTTCGCCTCTCTCGAAGGTTGGAAAAGAAAGACAATTTCAATGCTACATGCTGGGAATTTATTGCATATGTTTTGGAGTGTGATTTACAAGGACATTTGTCAGTTGCAGCAAGATATATATGGTTAAagaacttttcattttattgctaTGACTAACCATGCAAACAGTTCTGTTTTTCTCAGGGGactgagggtgggagggagagggggtttGGTATGTTCTTTGAAGGGTGGGAGGGGTTAAAATATACTATGCATTGGCTTAGTACAACTTAATGTGATttatgtttatgatgttttaattggaaagttGGCATAAGTAAAGTTTAAAGTGTTCTttaatgaaaaaaattaaaaaattgtttcagaaagtgcaaatttgataggtttgcccttaaatgcaaactgaaatgaatttctcccccatctctactctaGGGTCTCAGGCAAAGGTGATTCCCAGCCCTTTCTGGAGTTGCTGAGCATTAACCCTAGGAGCAAAGAATATGTGCTCTCACTGAGCTAGGCTGCTGGGATACACAGCATGTTCATATGTTGGATGATCTCATGTCTATGTGGAGAGCATCTGGGGGAACATGGGCtggtgctttataccaagtcaggccaactgcctatctagctcagcactgccaacccagactggcagcagctctccctggttatagacaggggacattcccacccctacctggagattgaacctgggagctcctATGTGCAAAGgcgatgctctatcactgagacaTTTGACGGACATCCCTTAATAACTCTCATAAACAAATAAGATTTAAactaagtttaaaaaaaaaatcagggcgCCTCTATGATATTACAACTCTTCCAGGTCTCAGCCTGAACCAATCTTTGTGAAGTCTCGATGTTATGAAGCCAAGGAGCAAAGCCACCAAACATTAAGGCAAGTAGTGCTGGGAACTCACAATGGTGCCCGCCTCCAGAATGCTAGCATTTCCTTGATTTGTGTATATGTAACATTGGGTTTACTGTATGAAATCATAAGGGAAAATTACACTCTGTTTGTATTCACCATGGAGTGTGTTGGGAGGAAATGGGAAAGAGTGTCCACCGGCGCAAGCTGGGATAGGAAATGAGCATTGGTTGCTGAGGACAAATTGGGTTATGCCTGGCTGATGGATTATAGCAACAGCAGTAGGAACACTGGATGACAGATTACTGCTGCTGTTTGGGGATTATGACAAAGAGTCTTTTTCCTAGGCCTCATTTCTGCATAGTTCTGTGGGGATTTTAAACCACTGGtgcagggacagggagggggcaaCACTCTGGTACTTTTTTCCCCAATAGCAAAAGTGATGACATCATGTGTTGGAGCTGTATTGCAAGCTTTGGGGGAGGGCGTTGGAGGCAGGGATAGAAGGCTCTGTCAGTTTGTCATCtttccagtattaaattcagttctccgcatatctgcagcaattggagaatactttttttaaaaaaatcctcatgaaaattcttcagcacatttctaacacacacatttctgtatgtagttttgactaatgtacacatgggGCACGGTAATTCCCcttatatagtgcatttttgtatgtaacgttcattacatttattttatgttcatttttatgggcACTTttacccaatatatgcatttttgtaaacaacgcTTGGTTGAAAACAAAATTTGGATACTTTTGAATTttgtaggatggctgtgtttccagttctcctgttgttttggaaagtgtgaatgtgaaaGATCCAGttttaaacgtgaactgaatttctccctgttCCTACCTGGAGGACAGGTCTGGCACATGATCCCTTTGTTAGGCAAGGGTCAGATCGTGtgtggcctaaggtcacccccagtgaacttcatagctATTCAGGGatgtgaacccaggtctcccacaGCCAACTGATTTTTGATGAAATAGGCATCATGCCATGGATTGCTGGTGTGTGCGTAGTGCCTAGAGCCGCCACTGATTGCCAAAGCCATGGAGATCATTATAAAAGTGAAATTAACATTTTGTGTCCTTTCACCACAGAGGCCCTTTTGGCCGATCCAGGGTGTATGACAAGGAAACACTCCTTACAGGCCCATCCTGTATATCAGGTCAGTTTCCTCTGCCAgtctctaaaccagcctttcacagcctttgggtcccctgaagttgctagactacaacccccatcagccccaggcagcatggccaaaggccaggaattatgggaactgtagtccagccacatttggagacccaaaggttgggaaaggctgctctaaaccgTTGTTGTTATACGCTATATGCTATGTTAtatttggatgtattcatagggttttcatggtaagaggtattcagaggtggtttaccattgccttcctctaagcctatggcacctggtattccaggCTTTCtccaggcctgatcctgcttagcttctgagatctgatgcaatcgggcatgttcagggtagtaaggCTGTAGTGCTCTAAACCATGAGGATTTACCAAAGATCCAGATTACAATCCAAAGAAGGAAGGTGTGGTAGGAGTCAGCAGCTGGTGGCCTCCAAGTCTTTCCAGCCCTGGAATTATGCTAACCTTGCCCCGCTGCCTGTCAAAGGACCTTCTGTACACAAAAGCCAATCCAGTGATCACAAAGACCAGTACAATTAGCAGCACGAGGAAGGGCAAATAattctgggttgtattcagctagcatttactcagagtagactcactgaaattaatgaccatgactgacttaggtctattcagttcaatggttctactctttGAATACAATCCCCTGTTTACACACCCCAAAAGTCTGTCAATAATGACAATAACTTATACTCCACCTTCAGGGGGAACCCCCCCCTTAAGATGACTTATAATAATTTAAAGCAAGGGCAAACAAAGACTTAAATACCATTTAACAATCCAAAACCCAGATTAAAATGGTATCAGCTGCAGCAGCTAACAACCAGCATGCATACCACAATAACATGGTAGTAAAACACAAATAAGATCTGCTTAAAGGCATATGCAGAGAAGACTATATGTAGTTAGTTTGGGAGAGAATCCCAGAAATGTGGGGCCACCCACCTTTAGGTCCTGATTCTGAGACCCACTCATCAGATGAGCCTTGGTGAGCTAGTGTCATGCTACCAGCTCCAGCAAGAGCAATAAGGAATTTCAGGATCACAGATAGGTCCAAGTGAACAGCTTACTCCAACAGACCTTGACAGCAAACTGAGCCTTTTAAAACCACTGCCTCTAGAAAATCTGTCCCAGACTCCATCCCCTTGTGGAGAACTTCAGATTCTTAAAGGGGCATCCCTCTGGCTGAAGATAGGCACTCCTCCTCTGTTTCTTAGCCTCCCATCTAGTGTGCTCCCTGCATGGCTGGCCCAGTGAAATACTGTGGGAGGCATTTGGTAACTCAGGGGAAGGTGCCGTTGAAGGTCTGGCGCTCGCTTTACTGGCCCTGGTGGCCTGGGAGGTTCTTCTGAGAACTCCTGTACGGCAGCTTTGGGTACAGTGGACTTCTGATTTCCAGCAAGCACACACAGAACCCTGACCTTGGTCTGAATCCTTGTCCAGCTCCTTAGCTGGGGACTCTGCAACTTGTAGCTTGGAGTCTTGATTGCTGCTGGACTCTGGTGTCATGACCTAAAGGCAGTggcggttggtggctccatgtcagtggaatccactccaggttttagtctgaactttcaaggagctgtccattgtgaagcaccttggatagctccttaaaagttcagactaaaacccggagcagattccactgccccactgacacggagccccAGCCACCATTGCCTAAAAGCAGGACATTTAAGGCAGGAACTCACCTCTTTAAAAATCCTAAGGGCTTGGGCCGTAGGTTTCAAGGTGGACCGTGATGCTTTCCTCAATTACATCGTTGTCCTCTTTTGCAGGTATACAATGACGGCAGCAGTGGGAATTAACCCTGATGTGGAAAGACATAAACAATGGAAGGACCAACACCCGAACCCGTCTTTGTCGACGTGGACAAAGGACTAACATTAGCATGCTTTGTCTTCCTTTGCCTCTTCCTGATTGTCATGATTATTCGCTGCGCAAAAGTCATCATGGACCCTTACAGCGCCATCCCGACGTCCACGTGGGAGGAGCAGCACCTGGATGACTGACAAGGGGAGGCAGGGGGAAGAGGCGGACAAGAACGGCCAACGGGGAGCTTGCCCAAGAGAGCACAACTCAAACAGCTTCTATGGAGGGAGGAGGGTGCAAAATGTTATACAGCTTTCCCAAGATGCACAGGGCAATGTAGGTCCCCTCTGAGAGAGCACACAGAGGATAGATTCCTCTCGCATATCACCTTGGGTGCATTCCTGCGTTCTTCCTTCTCCCAGCCTATTTCGATGCAATGACCTCCAAGCTCTGATAAGGAAATGATTACCGCTG encodes the following:
- the CTXND1 gene encoding cortexin domain-containing 1 protein isoform X2; the encoded protein is MHRNLQFHDTHQTVVQRWKELKDLSILAWIKNVWNIALLEKITRLLRLSRRSQPEPIFVKSRCYEAKEQSHQTLRGPFGRSRVYDKETLLTGPSCISGIQ
- the CTXND1 gene encoding cortexin domain-containing 1 protein isoform X1, yielding MHRNLQFHDTHQTVVQRWKELKDLSILAWIKNVWNIALLEKITRLLRLSRRLEKKDNFNATCWEFIAYVLECDLQGHLSVAARYIWSQPEPIFVKSRCYEAKEQSHQTLRGPFGRSRVYDKETLLTGPSCISGIQ
- the CTXND1 gene encoding cortexin domain-containing 1 protein isoform X3; its protein translation is MEGPTPEPVFVDVDKGLTLACFVFLCLFLIVMIIRCAKVIMDPYSAIPTSTWEEQHLDD